From the genome of Deinococcus ruber, one region includes:
- a CDS encoding helix-turn-helix domain-containing protein, whose amino-acid sequence MEEALELWAATKKKPGRPAALELGEQLMLALEFWREYRTYFHLGQDWGVHETTAQRAVERVEDVLLASGRFALPGKHSLVSETQVLKAVLVDVSEIPCERPKKSSGLGTAARKNATR is encoded by the coding sequence ATGGAAGAGGCCCTGGAACTGTGGGCAGCGACAAAAAAGAAGCCAGGCCGCCCGGCAGCCCTGGAGTTAGGGGAACAATTGATGCTGGCCCTGGAATTCTGGCGGGAATACCGGACTTACTTTCACCTGGGTCAGGACTGGGGCGTGCATGAAACCACCGCGCAGCGCGCGGTGGAACGGGTCGAAGACGTGCTGTTGGCCAGTGGACGGTTTGCCTTGCCGGGGAAACACTCGCTGGTCAGCGAGACGCAGGTCTTGAAGGCCGTACTGGTGGATGTGAGTGAAATCCCGTGTGAACGGCCCAAAAAAAGCAGCGGGCTTGGTACAGCGGCAAGAAAAAACGCCACACGATGA
- a CDS encoding transposase family protein has product MKAQVMVHPITCAILCLGVGKGATHDLTLFRATKTKLHPETELIADAGYQGIQRAHSCARTPKKATKKHPLTPAQKQDNRALSQVRLLVEHVIRCLKIFRCLSSVYRHRRRRFQLRLSLLAGLYNAMLACP; this is encoded by the coding sequence ATGAAGGCGCAGGTGATGGTGCATCCCATCACCTGCGCCATTCTCTGCCTGGGTGTTGGCAAAGGGGCGACCCATGACCTGACGCTCTTCCGAGCGACCAAAACGAAGCTGCATCCGGAAACAGAGCTGATCGCCGATGCTGGATATCAGGGCATTCAGCGAGCACACTCGTGTGCTCGCACACCGAAGAAAGCCACCAAAAAGCACCCGTTGACCCCGGCTCAGAAACAAGACAACCGAGCCTTATCCCAGGTGCGTCTTCTTGTTGAACATGTGATTCGCTGCCTGAAAATCTTTCGCTGCCTGTCCAGCGTCTACCGGCATCGCCGTCGACGCTTCCAGCTCCGACTGAGCCTCTTGGCAGGTCTGTACAACGCCATGCTTGCATGTCCGTGA
- a CDS encoding ATP-dependent DNA helicase: protein MCVTTGGPVTGKTTTLKALLDTLDTAGLTTILCAPTGKAASRMQQSTGRFATTLHRLLGYDGHKFETGLLQTQAVVVDEVSMASNALLGALLRSAPTGCRVTLVGDEDQLPPIDPGHPLAALIRTVPTARLTRTHRQAQDSPILTLARLLISGERPRDTGIPFHETTTTEAVMQLMQAHVQESGPPILLTAGRAGPLGVDALNLALQAALNPGTGPFRVGDPVLVTRNDHRTGLMNGMTGRVLRVGEQLECLFDDTVHLLGADAQLQLSLAYALTIHRAQGSEWERVLVVLSDEHHRLLSRQLAYTAVTRAKRQLIAAGHRQAWNTAALTGAPVRFSLLEALLRT, encoded by the coding sequence CTGTGCGTCACCACCGGCGGCCCCGTAACCGGCAAAACAACCACCCTCAAAGCGCTGCTGGATACCCTCGACACCGCTGGGCTCACGACGATCCTGTGTGCGCCAACGGGAAAAGCAGCCAGCCGCATGCAGCAGAGTACCGGCCGCTTCGCCACCACGCTCCACCGACTGCTCGGCTACGACGGTCACAAGTTCGAGACCGGTCTGCTGCAGACGCAGGCGGTAGTGGTCGATGAAGTGAGCATGGCCAGCAATGCCCTGCTCGGGGCCTTGCTGCGAAGTGCGCCCACCGGGTGCCGGGTCACTCTGGTGGGCGACGAGGATCAGTTGCCGCCGATTGACCCCGGGCATCCGTTGGCGGCGCTGATTCGCACGGTGCCGACCGCACGACTGACCCGCACCCACCGGCAGGCGCAGGACAGTCCGATCCTCACGCTCGCCCGGCTGCTGATCAGCGGCGAGCGTCCCCGCGACACCGGCATTCCCTTCCACGAAACGACGACGACGGAAGCCGTCATGCAGTTGATGCAGGCCCACGTACAGGAAAGCGGTCCACCGATCCTACTCACCGCTGGACGCGCTGGCCCCCTCGGAGTGGATGCCCTCAATCTCGCCCTGCAGGCCGCCCTCAATCCCGGCACCGGTCCGTTTCGAGTGGGCGATCCCGTGCTGGTCACCCGAAACGACCACAGGACCGGACTGATGAACGGCATGACGGGCCGGGTCCTGCGTGTGGGAGAGCAGCTGGAATGCCTGTTCGATGACACCGTCCATCTCCTGGGGGCGGATGCACAGTTGCAGCTCAGCTTGGCCTACGCGCTGACGATTCACCGCGCACAGGGCAGCGAGTGGGAGCGCGTGCTGGTGGTGCTGAGCGACGAGCACCACCGCCTGCTGTCGCGCCAACTCGCCTACACCGCCGTGACCCGCGCGAAACGGCAGCTGATCGCCGCCGGACACCGCCAAGCGTGGAATACCGCCGCGCTGACCGGCGCACCCGTGCGCTTCAGCTTGCTCGAAGCACTCCTGCGCACCTGA
- a CDS encoding pilus assembly protein PilA encodes MSVTFAGGQLIELLVVIAIIAILAAIFVPSYAAAQKRPNDVAALQCGKAIVAAQITYESEHNGLAANNVATLANADVSEQCSGVQVGEDWQVTAAGLGTGGSNGIGVSGSNYAFKVWSQRGSAMYVYNRDAGPHFGKAN; translated from the coding sequence ATGTCCGTGACTTTCGCAGGAGGTCAATTGATCGAACTGCTGGTGGTGATTGCCATCATCGCCATCCTGGCCGCGATCTTCGTGCCGAGTTATGCCGCCGCGCAGAAGCGCCCGAACGATGTCGCCGCGCTGCAATGCGGAAAGGCCATCGTGGCGGCGCAGATCACGTATGAAAGCGAACACAATGGACTGGCTGCGAATAACGTGGCGACCCTCGCCAATGCCGATGTGAGCGAGCAGTGCAGTGGCGTGCAGGTGGGGGAGGACTGGCAGGTGACGGCCGCGGGCCTCGGGACCGGCGGCAGCAATGGCATTGGCGTCAGCGGGTCGAACTACGCCTTTAAGGTGTGGTCGCAGCGCGGCAGTGCCATGTATGTGTACAACCGCGATGCCGGTCCGCACTTCGGCAAAGCCAACTGA
- the recA gene encoding recombinase RecA, with protein sequence MGKDDKNTKSISISGSAGEKNKALELAMNQIEKSFGKGAIMKLGADTRLDIHAISTGSLSLDLALGIGGIAKGRITEIYGPESGGKTTLALAIIAQCQKAGGTAAFIDAEHALDPSYARALGVDTDNLLVSQPDNGEQALEIMELLVRSGAVDIVVVDSVAALTPRAEIEGDMGDSLPGLQARLMSQALRKLAGVLSKTDTAAIFINQVREKIGVMYGNPETTTGGKALKFYATMRLDVRKIGQANKVGNESVSNTVKIKVIKNKVAPPFKEVELTLSYGTGFDQLSDLVTLASDFDIVKKAGSFYSYGDERIGQGKDKAIAYIKERPELEQELREKVTLHILSNQGAAAAATAGEPPLDAAVN encoded by the coding sequence ATGGGCAAAGACGACAAGAACACCAAGAGTATCAGCATCTCCGGCAGCGCCGGCGAAAAGAACAAAGCGCTGGAACTCGCCATGAACCAGATCGAGAAGTCGTTCGGCAAAGGCGCCATCATGAAGCTCGGTGCCGACACCCGCCTCGATATTCACGCTATCAGCACCGGCAGTTTGAGCCTTGACCTAGCGCTGGGCATCGGCGGGATCGCCAAGGGCCGCATCACTGAGATCTACGGCCCCGAATCGGGCGGGAAAACGACTCTGGCGCTCGCGATCATTGCACAGTGTCAGAAAGCGGGCGGCACGGCGGCCTTCATCGACGCCGAACACGCGCTTGATCCTTCGTACGCCCGCGCTCTGGGGGTCGATACCGACAATCTGCTGGTCTCACAGCCGGACAACGGCGAACAGGCCCTTGAGATCATGGAGTTGTTGGTGCGCAGCGGCGCTGTGGACATCGTGGTGGTCGACAGTGTCGCCGCCCTGACGCCCCGTGCGGAAATCGAAGGTGACATGGGCGACAGCCTGCCCGGCCTGCAGGCCCGGCTGATGTCTCAAGCACTGCGCAAACTGGCCGGGGTGCTGAGCAAGACAGACACGGCCGCGATCTTCATCAACCAGGTGCGCGAGAAGATTGGCGTGATGTATGGCAATCCCGAAACCACCACCGGCGGCAAGGCGCTGAAGTTCTACGCCACCATGCGGCTGGACGTCCGGAAGATCGGGCAGGCCAACAAGGTCGGCAACGAGTCCGTGTCGAATACCGTAAAGATCAAGGTGATCAAGAACAAGGTGGCGCCGCCCTTTAAAGAGGTCGAGCTCACGCTCAGCTACGGCACTGGGTTTGACCAGCTGTCCGACCTGGTGACGCTCGCCAGCGACTTTGACATCGTCAAGAAGGCGGGATCGTTTTACAGCTACGGGGACGAGCGTATCGGGCAGGGCAAGGACAAAGCCATCGCCTACATCAAGGAGCGCCCCGAGCTCGAACAGGAACTGCGTGAGAAGG
- a CDS encoding prepilin-type N-terminal cleavage/methylation domain-containing protein translates to MALSSPKPVKEGVCPRPTRARPHRHAAARDCASARLHRCTHPPVGTRFKESMTHPRHTQGFTLIELLVVIAIIAILAAIFVPSYAAAQKNLVMSPRCNASTPLPAPKSAMRATITAPTPARSPR, encoded by the coding sequence ATGGCGCTGTCAAGCCCCAAACCCGTCAAGGAGGGTGTATGCCCACGACCAACCCGCGCTCGCCCCCACCGCCACGCTGCCGCGCGCGACTGCGCCTCAGCCCGCCTGCACCGCTGCACACATCCGCCTGTTGGAACCCGCTTTAAGGAGAGTATGACCCACCCCCGACACACCCAAGGCTTCACGCTGATCGAGCTCCTGGTGGTCATCGCGATCATCGCCATTCTCGCGGCGATCTTCGTGCCCAGCTACGCCGCCGCCCAGAAAAACCTCGTGATGTCGCCGCGTTGCAATGCATCAACGCCATTACCGGCGCCGAAATCAGCTATGCGGGCGACCATAACGGCACCTACGCCGGCACGCTCACCGCGCTGA
- a CDS encoding type II secretion system protein, with translation MRRTGRAARRVRGFTLLELLAVLAIIGILAAVLIPNLIGLRKRPHDLEALQCGKAVVTAQITYESDHQGVAADRLNQLNTPDVNGACWKVQVVGVNELAAQEVEGTNTLSSSGEADGMYAFKVWSLEGTGMFVYDRWTGRRFVRVE, from the coding sequence ATGCGCCGCACTGGGCGTGCTGCCCGGCGGGTGCGGGGCTTCACGCTGCTGGAACTGCTGGCCGTCCTGGCAATCATCGGGATACTGGCCGCAGTCCTGATCCCGAATTTGATCGGCTTACGGAAACGGCCGCATGATCTGGAAGCGCTGCAATGCGGCAAAGCGGTTGTCACAGCCCAGATCACGTATGAAAGTGATCATCAAGGTGTGGCCGCAGACCGTCTCAATCAGCTCAATACCCCCGACGTCAATGGCGCGTGTTGGAAAGTGCAGGTCGTTGGGGTGAATGAGCTCGCGGCCCAGGAGGTCGAGGGCACGAACACTCTGAGTTCGTCTGGGGAAGCCGATGGGATGTACGCCTTCAAGGTGTGGAGTCTGGAGGGGACCGGAATGTTTGTGTATGACCGGTGGACGGGGCGGCGGTTTGTGAGGGTGGAGTAG
- a CDS encoding type IV pilin protein: MKCLPSPRRSLPTPRVQGFTLIELLVVIAIIAAIFVPSYAAAQKCPNDVAALQCGKAIVAGQITYMAEHNGVPAGSLAQLGNADAVEQCQNIQLIQDGPTITQGSAGNNNIAVGGTNYAFRVWSNNGSAIYAYNRDNNVKFVKQN, from the coding sequence ATGAAGTGCCTTCCCTCACCCCGCCGTTCCCTGCCCACGCCCCGCGTGCAGGGCTTCACCCTCATCGAACTGCTGGTGGTCATCGCCATCATCGCCGCCATCTTCGTTCCGAGCTATGCCGCAGCACAGAAATGCCCCAACGACGTGGCCGCGCTGCAATGTGGCAAGGCCATCGTGGCCGGGCAGATCACCTATATGGCCGAACACAACGGCGTCCCCGCTGGCAGCCTGGCGCAACTCGGCAACGCCGATGCGGTGGAGCAGTGTCAGAACATCCAGCTGATTCAGGACGGCCCCACCATCACCCAGGGCAGCGCGGGCAACAACAACATCGCGGTGGGCGGAACGAATTACGCCTTCCGGGTGTGGTCCAACAATGGCTCGGCGATCTATGCGTACAACCGCGACAACAACGTCAAATTCGTCAAGCAGAACTGA